Proteins encoded by one window of Streptomyces sp. NBC_01477:
- a CDS encoding succinate dehydrogenase/fumarate reductase iron-sulfur subunit: MTHTAHFKVWRGDTDSGDLRDYEVEVNDGEVVLDIIHRLQATQAADLAVRWNCKAGKCGSCSAEVNGRPRLMCMTRMSVFEPDETVTVTPLRAFPVIRDLVTDVSFNYDKARQVPAFVPPKGVPAGEYRMQQVDVERSQEFRKCIECFLCQDTCHVVRDHEENKPGFSGPRFLMRIAELDMHPLDAAADGGLVRAASAQEDHGLGYCNITKCCTEVCPEHIKITDNALIPLKERAVDRKYDPLVWLGSKIRRRQA, from the coding sequence GTGACCCACACAGCGCACTTCAAGGTCTGGCGGGGCGACACCGACAGCGGCGACCTGCGGGACTACGAGGTCGAGGTGAACGACGGCGAGGTCGTCCTCGACATCATCCACCGGCTCCAGGCCACCCAGGCCGCCGACCTGGCGGTCCGCTGGAACTGCAAGGCCGGCAAGTGCGGGTCGTGCAGCGCGGAGGTCAACGGGCGGCCCCGGCTGATGTGCATGACCCGGATGTCGGTCTTCGAGCCGGACGAGACGGTGACGGTCACGCCGCTGCGCGCCTTCCCGGTGATCCGCGACCTGGTCACCGATGTGTCCTTCAACTACGACAAGGCCCGGCAGGTCCCGGCCTTCGTCCCGCCCAAGGGCGTGCCGGCCGGCGAGTACCGGATGCAGCAGGTCGATGTGGAGCGCTCGCAGGAATTCCGCAAGTGCATCGAGTGCTTCCTGTGCCAGGACACCTGCCACGTGGTCCGCGACCACGAGGAGAACAAGCCGGGCTTCTCCGGGCCGCGCTTCCTGATGCGGATCGCCGAGCTGGACATGCACCCGCTGGACGCCGCCGCCGACGGCGGCCTGGTGCGGGCCGCGTCGGCGCAGGAGGACCACGGGCTCGGCTACTGCAACATCACCAAGTGCTGCACCGAGGTGTGCCCCGAGCACATCAAGATCACCGACAACGCGCTGATCCCGCTCAAGGAGCGCGCCGTCGACCGCAAGTACGACCCGCTGGTGTGGCTGGGCAGCAAGATCAGGCGCCGCCAGGCGTAG
- a CDS encoding TPM domain-containing protein → MRRRVLRWCAALGALGLAVLLPLPGLARADDPVALSRSGRVTDRVGALQGRTSQVTTALDRLYDTRHLRLFVAYVNGFSGRSPQDWANTAATRSGLGRQDILLAVATRDRQYAVSADQDSGLTQAQLDEVGSTAVAPAVRQNDWAGAAVGAANGCDAALAGRPVAAPAIVPGAVDPGAGTAADNGAADLWIPVVAVAAAGLLIGYAVKRRRTTAAGRGPEPAGAGGAPGPGGRGRRYAPRPTPLPELDAQAGQLLVATDDAVRTSQEDVGFAAAQFGEAAAQPFTEAVDYARGELAAAFRLRQKLDDAFPGDDAARRQTLDEILSRCTQANRRLDAESEAFDRLRAMEANAPQVLEQAEAKAATLPGRIAAAETALAPLAADYADSAVEPVAGHPAEARDRLEFAYASLDQARAAIGTDHGRAAVFVRAAESALDQATTLADSVTRRADDVHAADARLRAALAEMDAGLARARGLLGADGAPGGTADLRGRIARAETVAAGVREELAGGRYDPIAALRRVEEADAGLDEPPAGAREQEVGGRRARGLLDQALLAARSEVAAARDVITTHRGAIGSQARTRLAEAERRLQQARTAAPADATAALTHAQDADRLAREAQRLARRDVGGFGTDSWSGRRGGPDMNGIGGAMLGGIILGELFGGGRGGSGGFGGLGGMRSMGGGAGFGGAGPGSFGGGETRGRMGGGGRF, encoded by the coding sequence ATGAGGCGGCGAGTCCTACGGTGGTGCGCGGCGCTGGGTGCGCTCGGGCTCGCGGTGCTGCTCCCGCTCCCGGGCCTCGCCCGCGCCGACGACCCGGTCGCGCTGTCCAGGAGCGGCCGGGTCACCGACAGGGTCGGCGCGCTCCAGGGCCGGACGTCCCAGGTCACGACCGCGCTCGACCGCCTCTACGACACCCGGCACCTCCGGCTCTTCGTCGCCTACGTCAACGGTTTCTCCGGCCGCAGCCCGCAGGACTGGGCCAATACCGCGGCGACCAGGAGCGGGCTCGGCCGGCAGGACATCCTGCTGGCCGTCGCCACTCGCGACCGGCAGTACGCGGTCTCCGCCGACCAGGACTCCGGGCTCACCCAGGCCCAGCTCGACGAGGTCGGCTCCACCGCCGTCGCACCCGCGGTGCGGCAGAACGACTGGGCGGGCGCGGCGGTGGGCGCCGCGAACGGCTGTGACGCGGCGCTGGCCGGGCGTCCGGTCGCCGCCCCCGCCATCGTCCCGGGCGCGGTGGACCCGGGCGCCGGCACGGCGGCCGACAACGGCGCCGCCGACCTGTGGATCCCGGTGGTCGCGGTGGCCGCGGCGGGCCTGCTGATCGGCTACGCCGTCAAGCGGCGGCGCACGACCGCGGCGGGACGCGGTCCCGAGCCCGCCGGCGCCGGCGGCGCGCCGGGTCCCGGCGGGCGCGGGCGCCGCTACGCCCCGAGGCCGACGCCGCTGCCCGAGCTGGACGCGCAGGCCGGGCAGCTGCTGGTGGCCACGGACGACGCGGTGCGCACCAGCCAGGAGGACGTCGGCTTCGCCGCGGCGCAGTTCGGCGAGGCGGCGGCGCAGCCCTTCACCGAGGCGGTGGACTACGCCAGGGGCGAGCTGGCCGCCGCCTTCCGGCTGCGGCAGAAGCTGGACGACGCCTTCCCCGGGGACGACGCGGCCAGGCGGCAGACGCTGGACGAGATCCTGTCGCGCTGCACCCAGGCCAACCGGCGGCTCGACGCGGAGTCCGAGGCGTTCGACCGGCTGCGGGCGATGGAGGCGAACGCGCCGCAGGTGCTGGAGCAGGCCGAGGCGAAGGCCGCCACGCTGCCGGGCCGGATCGCGGCGGCCGAGACCGCGCTCGCGCCGCTGGCCGCCGATTACGCCGACTCGGCCGTCGAACCGGTCGCCGGGCATCCCGCCGAGGCCCGCGACCGGCTGGAATTCGCCTACGCCAGCCTCGACCAGGCCCGTGCGGCGATCGGCACCGACCACGGCCGCGCCGCCGTCTTCGTCCGCGCGGCCGAGAGCGCGCTCGACCAGGCCACCACCCTGGCCGACTCCGTCACCCGCCGCGCCGACGACGTGCACGCCGCCGACGCCCGCCTGCGCGCGGCCCTGGCCGAGATGGACGCCGGCCTGGCGCGGGCCCGCGGGCTGCTCGGCGCGGACGGCGCCCCCGGCGGCACCGCGGACCTGCGGGGGCGGATCGCCAGGGCCGAGACGGTGGCGGCCGGCGTACGCGAGGAGCTGGCGGGCGGGCGGTACGACCCGATCGCGGCGCTGCGGCGGGTGGAGGAGGCGGACGCGGGACTGGACGAGCCGCCGGCCGGGGCGCGGGAGCAGGAGGTCGGCGGGCGGCGGGCGCGCGGGCTGCTCGACCAGGCGCTGCTCGCGGCCCGCAGCGAGGTCGCGGCGGCCCGCGACGTGATCACCACCCACCGGGGCGCGATCGGCAGCCAGGCGCGTACCCGGCTCGCGGAGGCCGAACGCCGCCTCCAGCAGGCGCGGACCGCGGCCCCGGCCGACGCCACCGCCGCCCTGACGCACGCCCAGGACGCCGACCGGCTGGCCCGGGAGGCGCAGCGGCTGGCCCGGCGGGACGTCGGCGGCTTCGGCACGGACTCCTGGAGCGGTCGCCGCGGCGGCCCGGACATGAACGGCATCGGCGGGGCCATGCTCGGCGGGATCATCCTCGGTGAGCTGTTCGGCGGCGGGCGCGGCGGCAGCGGCGGTTTCGGCGGCCTGGGCGGTATGCGCAGCATGGGCGGCGGCGCCGGCTTCGGCGGCGCGGGACCCGGCAGCTTCGGCGGCGGCGAGACCCGCGGCCGGATGGGCGGCGGCGGACGCTTCTGA
- a CDS encoding SpoIIE family protein phosphatase has translation MPAGAVPPGDGTDAAAQTAVWQSSPPGSIYDYIRVASFSLGPDGRIEQWSERAAEFFGVSAEDALGRDPIAAFAPPHVQVRGHERLADILNGREWTGLVPYNDASGGEGLAEVYVMPADRGALCIAVDVATLRQIETDLAASQAVFGQSPMGFVLFDNQLRLIRVNDRFATVFGRPAEEHRGRGPHDFLSRVEADRLSAALRQVLETGDPVLDMPLVGTVPGDPGRRRWSISLYRLHSSSGRPIGVAGLAMDVTGRQRAEREAAHARRNLALLNEAGARIGTSLDLETTARELLDVAVPHFCDLASVDLYQALLSGAEDLSGTTDGSGELRRVAFASSVSDAPVAMAGDDDDVSADDGPVSVGSVHRYRFSSASARALRTAQPQVLDGDGGQDLGGALVQSTLVVPMVARDMVLGLVQFSRAKGSEPFTERDRMLAEELAARAAIFIDNARLYRREHERALILQRSLLPPDDPEAAGLDIACRYLPGSMETEVGGDWFDVIGLPGHRTALVVGDVMGRGLRAAVAMGELRTAVRTLAMLDLEPGEVMSALDEVVRGLGAPTPGRAGKTKKRGESDLTEVYLATCVYVVYDAVTRRCTIANAGHLPPAVVEPGESPLLLELPRGVPLGVGGEPFEESEVELPEGALLALYTDGLVESRSLPLDEGLDAFRLSLDGPDRPLEDICDHVLATLDTAHGEDDIALLMARIQGLPADQVGDWTLKPQPTSVARAREVAHEQLLAWDLGDLVDTTELLVSELVTNALRHGYGDIRLRLLLDRTLVCEVWDSALVQPRRRRARDTDEGGRGLQLVTMLSESWGSRRTHRGKTVWFELALPGRQSHVVTPTVDELLSMF, from the coding sequence ATGCCAGCAGGGGCGGTTCCGCCAGGAGACGGTACGGACGCGGCGGCACAGACCGCGGTCTGGCAGTCGAGCCCGCCCGGCTCCATCTACGACTACATACGAGTCGCGTCGTTCTCGCTCGGCCCCGACGGACGTATCGAGCAGTGGAGCGAACGCGCCGCCGAATTCTTCGGCGTCTCCGCGGAGGACGCGCTCGGCCGGGACCCCATCGCCGCCTTCGCGCCGCCGCATGTGCAGGTGCGCGGGCACGAGCGGCTCGCCGACATCCTCAACGGCCGCGAGTGGACCGGACTCGTGCCGTACAACGACGCGTCGGGCGGCGAGGGCCTGGCCGAGGTGTACGTCATGCCCGCCGACCGCGGCGCCCTGTGCATCGCCGTCGACGTGGCCACCCTGCGGCAGATCGAGACCGACCTGGCCGCCTCCCAGGCGGTCTTCGGGCAGTCCCCGATGGGCTTCGTGCTGTTCGACAACCAGCTGCGGCTGATCCGGGTCAACGACCGCTTCGCGACCGTCTTCGGCCGCCCCGCCGAGGAGCACCGCGGGCGCGGCCCGCACGACTTCCTGTCCCGGGTCGAGGCCGACCGGCTGTCCGCCGCCCTGCGCCAGGTGCTGGAGACCGGCGACCCGGTCCTCGACATGCCGCTGGTCGGCACCGTGCCCGGCGACCCGGGCCGGCGCCGCTGGTCGATCTCGCTCTACCGGCTGCACAGCTCCTCGGGACGGCCGATCGGCGTCGCGGGCCTGGCGATGGACGTCACCGGCCGGCAGCGCGCGGAGCGCGAGGCCGCGCACGCCCGCCGCAATCTGGCGCTGCTCAATGAGGCGGGCGCCCGTATCGGCACCTCGCTCGACCTGGAGACCACCGCGCGCGAACTGCTCGACGTGGCGGTGCCGCACTTCTGCGACCTGGCCTCGGTCGACCTCTACCAGGCGCTGCTGTCCGGCGCCGAGGACCTGTCGGGCACCACCGACGGCAGCGGCGAGCTGCGCAGGGTCGCCTTCGCCAGTTCGGTGTCCGACGCGCCCGTCGCCATGGCCGGCGACGACGACGACGTGTCGGCCGACGACGGCCCGGTCTCCGTCGGCTCGGTCCACCGCTACCGCTTCAGCTCCGCCAGCGCCCGCGCGCTGCGCACCGCCCAGCCGCAGGTGCTCGACGGCGACGGCGGGCAGGACCTGGGCGGCGCCCTGGTGCAGTCCACCCTCGTGGTGCCGATGGTCGCCCGCGACATGGTGCTCGGCCTGGTGCAGTTCTCCCGCGCCAAGGGCAGCGAGCCCTTCACCGAACGCGACCGGATGCTGGCCGAGGAATTGGCCGCCCGGGCGGCGATCTTCATCGACAACGCCCGCCTCTACCGCCGCGAGCACGAACGCGCCCTGATCCTCCAGCGCAGCCTGCTGCCGCCGGACGACCCCGAGGCCGCGGGCCTCGACATCGCCTGCCGCTATCTGCCGGGCAGCATGGAGACCGAGGTCGGCGGCGACTGGTTCGACGTCATCGGGCTGCCGGGCCACCGCACCGCCCTGGTCGTCGGCGACGTCATGGGCCGCGGCCTGCGGGCCGCCGTCGCGATGGGCGAACTGCGGACGGCCGTCCGCACCCTGGCGATGCTCGACCTGGAGCCCGGCGAGGTGATGAGCGCCCTGGACGAGGTCGTACGCGGCCTGGGCGCGCCCACCCCCGGCCGCGCGGGCAAGACCAAGAAGCGCGGCGAATCCGACCTCACCGAGGTCTACCTGGCCACCTGCGTCTACGTCGTCTACGACGCCGTCACCCGCCGCTGCACCATCGCCAACGCGGGCCATCTCCCGCCGGCCGTCGTGGAGCCGGGCGAGTCGCCGCTGCTGCTGGAACTGCCCAGGGGAGTACCGCTGGGCGTCGGCGGCGAACCGTTCGAGGAGAGCGAGGTCGAGCTGCCCGAGGGCGCGCTGCTCGCCCTCTACACCGACGGCCTGGTCGAATCGCGCAGCCTGCCGCTGGACGAGGGCCTCGACGCCTTCCGGCTCTCCCTCGACGGCCCCGACCGGCCCCTTGAGGACATCTGCGACCACGTGCTCGCCACCCTGGACACCGCGCACGGCGAGGACGACATCGCGCTGCTGATGGCCAGGATCCAGGGCCTGCCGGCCGACCAGGTCGGCGACTGGACGCTCAAGCCGCAGCCCACTTCGGTGGCACGAGCCCGCGAAGTGGCCCACGAGCAGCTGCTCGCCTGGGATCTCGGCGACCTGGTCGACACCACCGAGCTGCTGGTCAGCGAGCTGGTCACCAATGCGCTGCGGCACGGCTACGGCGACATCAGGCTGCGGCTGCTGCTGGACCGCACGTTGGTGTGCGAGGTGTGGGACAGCGCCCTGGTCCAGCCGCGCCGCCGCCGCGCCCGCGACACCGACGAGGGCGGGCGCGGGCTGCAACTGGTCACCATGCTCAGCGAGAGCTGGGGCAGCAGGCGTACCCACCGGGGCAAGACCGTATGGTTCGAACTCGCCCTGCCCGGACGCCAGTCCCATGTCGTCACCCCCACCGTGGACGAGCTGCTGAGCATGTTCTGA
- a CDS encoding SpoIIE family protein phosphatase, with product MTASGDTPGADQPPPKRAQPPPSDAPGGDGGTIGTGDGTLLDTLRVAVVMLDTSGRVLLWSPLAEEVLGWAGEHIVGRRVGGLFGPGEQTLGSKPPPRPVPSAGQAEQILGELLRGGRWSGILSLRHRDGHTVQVEARASLLVDGDGRPFVLASMVETSRLRTLEHDLAALDSLFDSSPLGVAMFDSELRYVRVNDALARMNGVPAADHIGRRVADVMGVKSAESLAALQRDVLLTGRPVIDLVSPAPVGKGHRSLSYHRLVDRAGRVLGISATVIDVTERVEAAAKAERARRRLALLNDVGSRLAGQLDVRRNAEELAAVLVPTFCDYSGVDLHYQLAEGGELPVAPYTDSTPMRQTGVGAISWSPDVVRMIRPGQAVSHDRKSPFGHVLATGQPKLFGSRDDLTNAAFPDDPKVRATLAVGIESMLVLPLRAHGVVLGLLIVGRTGAREAFDQEDVALGMELADRAGAALDNARLYVRERQGALMLQRALLPRYTPAAPGVDVAYRYVPGSSAAEVGGDWFDVLPLAGGRVAFVVGDVMGHGLPAAATMGRLRTAVRTLAGLDMAPDELLRRVSELGDDLAQNQAEGWMATAVYAVYDPSTRRCAIAQAGHPPPVLVQPDSGSGGCEARLLDDLPPGVPLGVGGVRFETTELDVPDGTVLVLYTDGLVESRHHDIGTGLERLRSTLCRPLDSLEDACDDLLATMEPGREPDDVALLMARLGTLPRGSTAAWSFPAEASAVRLARRRVRDALAEWGLAELTDVTVLLVSELVTNSLRYAHGPIGVRMVRGGSLLVEVSDPLPDPPRERETTEEDEGGRGLQLVAGASRRWGTRHGPLGKTVWFELALP from the coding sequence TGCTCGACACACTGCGGGTCGCCGTCGTCATGCTCGACACCTCGGGACGGGTCCTGCTGTGGAGCCCTCTCGCGGAGGAAGTGCTCGGGTGGGCCGGCGAGCACATCGTCGGGCGGCGGGTCGGCGGGCTGTTCGGTCCGGGGGAGCAGACCCTCGGCAGCAAGCCGCCGCCGCGGCCCGTACCGTCGGCGGGACAGGCCGAGCAGATCCTCGGGGAACTGCTGCGCGGCGGGCGCTGGAGCGGCATCCTGTCGCTGCGGCACCGCGACGGGCACACCGTGCAGGTCGAGGCGCGGGCCTCGCTGCTGGTGGACGGGGACGGGCGGCCTTTCGTCCTGGCGTCGATGGTGGAGACCAGCCGGCTGCGGACCCTTGAGCACGACCTCGCCGCCCTGGACTCGCTGTTCGACTCCTCCCCGCTGGGCGTCGCGATGTTCGACAGCGAGCTGCGCTACGTCCGCGTCAACGACGCGCTCGCCCGGATGAACGGCGTGCCCGCCGCCGACCACATCGGCCGCAGGGTCGCGGACGTGATGGGCGTCAAGAGCGCCGAGTCGCTGGCCGCGCTCCAGCGGGACGTCCTGCTCACCGGGCGGCCGGTGATCGACCTGGTCTCGCCGGCGCCCGTCGGCAAGGGGCACAGGTCGCTGTCGTACCACCGGCTGGTCGACCGGGCCGGCCGGGTGCTCGGGATCAGCGCCACCGTGATCGACGTGACCGAGCGCGTCGAGGCCGCGGCGAAGGCCGAGCGGGCCCGCCGCCGCCTGGCGCTGCTCAACGACGTCGGCTCGCGGCTGGCCGGCCAGCTCGACGTACGGCGCAATGCCGAGGAGCTGGCCGCGGTGCTGGTGCCGACCTTCTGCGACTACTCGGGGGTGGACCTGCACTACCAGCTCGCCGAGGGCGGCGAGCTGCCCGTGGCGCCGTACACCGACAGCACGCCGATGCGGCAGACCGGGGTGGGGGCGATCTCGTGGAGCCCCGACGTGGTGCGGATGATAAGGCCCGGCCAGGCGGTGTCCCACGACCGCAAGTCGCCCTTCGGGCACGTGCTGGCCACCGGACAGCCCAAGCTCTTCGGCTCGCGCGACGACCTGACGAACGCGGCCTTCCCCGACGACCCCAAGGTCCGCGCGACCCTCGCCGTCGGCATCGAGTCGATGCTGGTGCTGCCGCTGCGCGCGCACGGCGTCGTCCTCGGGCTGCTGATCGTCGGAAGGACGGGCGCCCGCGAGGCGTTCGACCAGGAGGACGTGGCCCTCGGCATGGAGCTGGCCGACCGGGCGGGCGCGGCGCTGGACAACGCGCGGCTGTACGTGCGCGAGCGCCAGGGCGCCCTGATGCTCCAGCGCGCCCTGCTGCCGCGCTACACGCCCGCGGCACCGGGCGTCGACGTGGCCTATCGCTACGTGCCGGGCAGCAGCGCCGCCGAGGTGGGCGGCGACTGGTTCGACGTGCTGCCGCTGGCCGGCGGCCGGGTCGCCTTCGTCGTCGGCGACGTCATGGGCCACGGACTGCCCGCGGCGGCCACCATGGGCCGGCTGCGTACGGCGGTACGCACCCTCGCGGGCCTGGACATGGCCCCCGACGAGCTGCTGCGCCGGGTCAGCGAGCTGGGCGACGACCTGGCCCAGAACCAGGCCGAGGGCTGGATGGCCACCGCCGTGTACGCCGTCTACGACCCCTCGACCCGGCGCTGCGCCATCGCCCAGGCCGGGCACCCGCCGCCGGTGCTGGTCCAGCCGGACTCCGGGTCCGGCGGGTGCGAGGCGCGGCTGCTGGACGACCTGCCGCCCGGGGTGCCGCTGGGCGTCGGCGGCGTCCGCTTCGAGACGACCGAGCTGGACGTCCCCGACGGCACGGTCCTGGTGCTCTACACCGACGGCCTGGTCGAGTCCCGGCACCACGACATCGGCACCGGCCTGGAACGCCTCCGCTCCACCTTGTGCCGCCCGCTGGACTCCCTGGAGGACGCCTGTGACGACCTGCTCGCCACCATGGAGCCCGGCCGCGAGCCCGACGACGTGGCCCTGCTGATGGCCCGCCTCGGTACATTGCCGCGCGGTTCCACCGCCGCCTGGAGCTTCCCCGCCGAGGCCAGCGCGGTACGGCTGGCCCGCCGCCGGGTGCGGGACGCGCTCGCCGAATGGGGGCTGGCCGAGCTGACCGACGTGACGGTCCTGCTGGTCAGCGAGCTGGTCACCAATTCGCTGCGGTACGCGCACGGCCCGATCGGGGTACGGATGGTGCGCGGCGGCTCGCTGCTGGTGGAGGTGTCCGATCCGCTGCCCGACCCGCCGCGCGAGCGCGAGACCACCGAGGAGGACGAGGGCGGCCGGGGGCTGCAACTGGTGGCCGGCGCGTCCCGGCGCTGGGGGACGCGGCACGGTCCGCTGGGCAAGACCGTGTGGTTCGAACTGGCACTTCCGTGA